The following nucleotide sequence is from Apium graveolens cultivar Ventura chromosome 4, ASM990537v1, whole genome shotgun sequence.
CATCTTTGTCTCAattgttggttgttgatagctgttaTTGTCACATGTCCACGTTCCCCTCCTTGGTGGGCTATGAGGTAGGCTTGTGTCTGAGTTGGGCTTAGCATGGAACCTCCTTGAGCCTGACTCACCTTATGGCAGGGTTGGACTATAGTTTGGAGGTGACCCTGCTCCTAGAGTAGGCTTGAGTTCAGCTATCCATGCAAGCTTGGCTCATTCCATTAGCTTGTTCCAGGGTCAAGGGGTCCTGACTCACCCTAGGATAGGGTTGAATATTAGGGGGTGCTCATACCCTATCAATAGGTGCACACCCTTCGTTGCTATGAAGAACAATGTACCCTCATTTACATCATGAATCCCAAATTTATTCATTCGTTCCCCAAGACTATTTTTGATCTAGACACTAAAAAAGGGTGTGCACCTGTGTGCACATATCTGCTCTCTTTATTCATTAACTCATGTTATTTTACTTTTTAcgttttttcaattttttataaaaaatagtaATAGCACATGACTCTGATGCTAAAGTTCAAAATTCCATCCAATATTACATTATCGAGACACTGAAAAACGGATGAAGTGTTGTCATATTTATAGTTATATTTATTGTCATTCGGGgctaattaaatttaaaaataagaattaaatttaaacatatattcataataaaaagactttaaaattaataattttaattttaaattattgaatTTTATAATGATGCAGAATTGTATGTTCAAGAACAAATTTATACAGTACTGTACTTTTGAAAACAGAAATACAAATTTTCTATATGATATAAAGTAATAATAATTGCTTTAAAATTGCTACGTAATTATTTTTGTAATCTTCATAGAAAGCAAAGAAAGCATACCATTTGATCAAAAAGAGGTTGATGTTGAGAAGAGCTGTCCATAGCTGATGTTGAACCAGCTGCATGATAAAAGCTTGCTAGTCTTTCCGCACGTACTATCTCCATATTTCTTAATTTAGGGAATTCAATGATCTCTCTATCACTTGTACCGTCATTCATTATGATGGCTTCCATAGAGTTACAATTTCTCACACTGAGGTCTTGCAGCTGTACCAGACCTTTTGCAATGTTGTTGCAGAAGAGGTATTTTAATTTAGAGCAGGATTGAATATATAAAATGGTAAGTTTTGACTCAAGTAGCTTGCTCTTTTGGAATACATATTGTCCACTGCAGTAGTCGCTACTAACACATTCGAACGATGTGTTTGTTTCCGAGGAACTGAAATATTCTATCTGGGGGCACTTTATAAGCCTGAATTTCTCCAAATTTGGCATATTGAAAACATAACTCGAATTGCAACTGAAACTTTTGAGGTTTGGcaaagattcaagagtaattgATGAGAGTTTAGAGTATGTGATACTCTTACCATTTACCTCAGAAGTTTCACCACCCCCAACCTCCCCAACAATATGTTCCAACGAATCGCAGTTAGATACATGTAATTCTTCCAGCTGTTGGATTTTTTCAAACACCGAGCACGTAAAAAGAACAGAGAGTCCGCACCCAACAATTTTCACTTTCTTTAGAGCCGGCATATAGCACTCGAAAGTTGCACCGCAGAAAATACTTTTGAACTTAGGTAAGCCATCAAGAAAAACTGTAGAGATTTGATTAAGTGTGATAATCTTGTCACTCGTATTTAGAGTTTCATCACCCCTCGCATCCTCGAAGATGCCTTCCAACAATTCGCAATCAGAAACTTCTAATGTTTCCAGTTGCTTGAGATTTTTGAAGATAGAGCGGGTGAAAAGAGTGTTAGATAACCCACAATGATGAACTTTCACCTTCTCTATAACCGGCATGTGAAACTCATAATTCGCATTATGGAAAGAACTTTTGAGATTCGGCAATCCTGAAAGAGTAACTGCTATCAGCTGAGAGAGTGTGATAGTCTTGTTGCAAGTCTCATCACCCCTTACGTCCTCAACAATGTTCTCCAACAATTCACAATTTTGTACTTGTAAGTTTTTGAGTTGGAAACTGCTGAACATGGAGAACGTAAAAAGAGTTGAGAGTCCACAATTTTTGACCTCCACTTCCTTTAAAGCCGGAAAATGGAACTCGAAATTCGCACCATGAAAAAGCCTTTTGAGACCAGGCAAGCCTTTAAGAACAATTGACTCGAGTTGAAGGAGTATAAGTAAATCCTACAAAAATCAATGCGACGTCAACTTGGATATAGTAAAGATAGGAGATAGTACATATACAGGTACATATGAATAATTCAAATGCTCCTTGATAATcgaatatgtatatatagtattaAAAAGTAAGAAGTAACAATCTATAAGACTATGCAAAATGTTTGAAACTGTTAGAACTTGAACTCCAAAATATATAGTTCTCCTTGTGTAAGACTAGAAACACCTGTAATCTGCTATACATAGATAGCTAGTTCAGAATCTTAACTGAAACGATACCCCCACTTACAACCATTTCTTTATATTTTCCTTTAGCATGAACATCAAGGTTCCGTCGGTTAATTTTTCTCAATGACAATTTTTTAGCAAGGAGAAAAACACTATTTTGGACGAACACATATATGTAGTGAGTAAACTGAGAGAAGATCCTTAAACAgtcatatataaaatattaaaattgagTCATTTAGCAATAAGTATTTATATGTACCTGGCAATAGATTACTTGTTCACCTGCCTCGATAATATCTGTCATCTTCTCACAGTCCTGTACTTCCAATTTATTAAGGTGCTTAAGAGCGGTTGCAACAGAAAGTGGGAACATGGCTCTCAAGCTTTTGCAATCATATACGTTTATGTATTCCAGATTATTAAGCCTATGCGACATGGCCTCTGGGATCACAATTTCCATTTTGTCACAATTTCCATTTTGACTTAGTTTGGAAAAGGAGGATAAAGTGTCACTATTAAAGCAGTCAATTCCCCAAATAACACTTGTATTTGGCAACTGCCAGATCATCAGTTTTTCCAAGGAAGGGAAGGTCTGCAATAATATTTTTATCCACATGTACATAttaaaacagatatctcattaaaaAATTTGTTTAgtgaaataatatttttcatcCACATGGACATATTTCTTATATTCAATTTTTTGGATTAAAAagttctaaaaatattttttaagaagCTTTCAATTAATTATTTTGCAGTCATATACTACATGTTTAATAATTTATAATGATGCAGAATTGTATTTTCAAGAATAAATTTATACATTACTTACTTTTGAAAACAGAAAAACAAATTTTCTATTTGATATAAAGTAATaataattgttttaaaattgcTAGGCAGTTATTTTTGTAATCTTCTTAGAAAGGAAAGAAAGCATACCATTTGATCCAAAAAAAGTTGATGTTGAGAAGAGCTGTCCATAGCTGATGTTGAACCAGCTGCATGATAAAAGCTTGCTAGTCTTTCCGCACGTACTATCTCCATTAATCTTAATTTAGGGAATTCAATGATCTCTCTATCACTTGTACCGTCATTCATTATGATGGCTTCCATAGAGTTACAGTTTCTCACACTGAGGTGTTGCAGCTGTACCAGACCTTTTGCAATGTTGTTGCAGAACAGGTATTTTAATTTAGAGCAGCTTCTAATCTCTAAAATGGTAAGTTTAGAGAAACATGTTGCCTCATTATGGATCTCGTCATGTGATATACTTGCTAGATACCCCATGCCACATTCCTCAATGGACAGTCCTGTCAAGTCTTCAAATGCTTTTACGCGGCCTTTGCAAATGCTACTCACTTCAATACTGCTTCTAACCAATCTCACTTCTTCAGCCCTCGCCATCAAACCTTCCCAGGGTTGCCAGTGATTGCCATAAAGTTCAATACACCTCCCTACTCGTGGAAGAAGTAGAACTTTCACACCTACTGTAAGTTTATGATATATTCTAAATTTGATCGACCTCCATGACTCACCCACAGATATATTGTATCTATCTAAATTAGAAAATACATTTCTACCTTGAAAAGTATCATCATCATCGAAATGAAATTGTAAACTTCTGAGATCAGTCAGTTTACTAATCTCCATCACTACCGAATGATAGTCTTCAGGAGGAGTCATGATTCCGTTTGATATGTTTAACTCTTTCAGACAGGCTAGACTAGATCTGACACTTGACCGCATTGCAAATTTTTCCTCTTGTTGGATCTCTAGCTTTTGAAGATATTCCAGGTTTGCTACATCCAGCGGCCTTGGGAGTTTACCCTCATAAATCCAAAGAGATTCTAGTTTTTTGGGAAAAAGAGTGACATCTGTCTTACTTATGTCACACTTTATTAAACTAAGGGTCCGGAGATTATCCAAGGATTGAAGAGAGAACTTCTCCAAAGATATGTTCACTTCTTGAAGCATCAGAAAACTGAGATTCGCGAACATTATGAAGAAGCCACCTAAGAACTGTTGCGGATGGTCGTTGCTTTGTAGCCACAAGGTACGCAGCACGTCTGGGCATACCACATTCTCATGGAACTGGACATCATCAGTCTCCACATCTAAACGTAAGAATTTCCGATTACTATAATCGGCATTAGAAGGCAAGAATTTTGAGTTGCACGTCACCTGTAAAAAAGCATAGTTTGAATCTGAGATAGCTACGGATCTTGCTACGTCTCTAATGATATCATGAACTTTAGTTTCATTATGGTAGAAAGTTCGAGAGTCGAGCAACAAAGAAGATTTCTTGAGAGATTGAACCATAGCAAGTATTCTTGACCTTCCCTCAGGAATAAGTTGAGAGCCTGTTGCTAACTGGATCAGCATCTCCATATTACACTCTGTATCAATGTTAGCATCTTCAGGAAAGAAAGAGCACAGAAAAAGACATGACTTTGCATCTCTCTGTTTCAACTTATCAATACTTAATTTAATACATTTATATACTTGTTCATCTATTCCATCAATTTTTTCAAATTTCCCCTTTCGAAGTTGATCATGTGCATCCACCCACAAATCTTGATCCTCATCTTTCAGGGCTTCGCCAACCACTTGAATAATCAATGGTAAATCACCACACTCGTCACACACTTTTTGTACCAAGGATTTATCCTGTAGAGAGTTAATTGTATCAGCACCAACAGCCTTCTTGAAGAGATTCAAAGCTTCATCAGGACTCAAGATTTTGATCTCGACAAGATGCTCGCACTTGTTACGCTTTAGTACATCAAGCTCTCGAGATGTGAAGAGGATTTTAGAACCCTTGGAATTACTATCATCGGTAAATGGAGTTCCGGTAAATGGAGTTCCAATAATATTGTCCAAGGGAATTGCAGTCCAAACATCGTCAAATATAAGGAGAATCTTACCCCCATTCCTTAGACTCTGTTCCAGCTGAGAAGCTCTATCTTCCACCACATCTTGCGAATCCAGATGGCAATTTAGACGGCCAGCAATCTGGTCTTGTAACTTTATTTCGTCCGTGTTTTCGTTCCCTACATTTATGCGTACCACCTTGTCAAAAATCTTCTTCTCCATGACATCTTCCCAAAATTTTTCCATCATGCGAGTTTTGCCCACCCCTGCCATTCCATAGATGCCATGAACCATAGGACTATCTTGGTTTACTAGGGCGTCATAGAGCTTTCGATAAGTATCTTTTCTAGACTGAAACTCTTCGAATGTGGTATCAGATTTTGGCATATTTATAACCGGTGCAAGGTATGCAATGTCTCCAGCAAGATATTTATTTCCCGTGTCCACGAGTTCAATCACGGTTGCGGCCTTGTTTGCTGCATTCCTACCGATTTGAAAACGAGACACAGGATTAGGAATGGGCAGACTCTGGATGCAGCTGCATGAAGGTGAATACTCTTTGCCATTCTTCTTTAACTCTGTAGCATCATCTTGCCATTTCAATACATGAGTTTTGATAATTTTACCATTATCCTTTTCTTTCTCAACTTCCCTGGACATGTTGTCCATTTGAATGTTAAGCTTGTCAGTTTCGGAATTGAGTTGGTCAACAAGAGACTTGTAACAGAACATGTACTTCAAACCACGAAACACAGCTTCAACTGTATAATCTGATACCTTGTCAACAAATTTTCCGATGCATGGAACGTCAGCTACACCCACCAtgatttttagtttttttttcaACAATAATAATAGTAGTagactaataataataatatgtttCAATTTGAAATGTAAGAAAACGAAGATTGAAATAGAAGGGCGAAAGAGCAAGAGTACTAGTAAGAAGGAAGAACAAATATTGAGATTGATGAAATGGTTGCAGGGATAACGTGCAATATAAATGCGGAACACCAAATAAGTATTGTTAAAAAGgtaaatattatttatttctcAAACACTTACATAATACATAAAATCCCGTTGGGGTTACTACTCACAAGACATTACAGGTTCTCTCTTGATTTAAGAAAGTGTCTTCGTTGTAAAATACAAGATGATCTTCCCTAAAACTTAGCTCCCCTTTTATAGGGTAAGGAAGAGATTCTATTACAAGACTAGTCGTCCTCTAATAATTCATAAAGTAGATGTTTTCTATTTTCTATAAAGTAGATGTCTTGTacttttcataaagtagatgtTTTCTGCTTTTCATAAAGTATATGTCTTCTGTttttcataaagtagatgccttctACTTTTAATAAAGTAGATTCCTGGTATCAAAACGCGGAACACCAAATAAGTATTGTCAAAAAATGCAAATATTATTTATTTCTCAAACCCTTACATAATACATAACTTAAAACCCCGTTGGCTTTATACAGTCTGACGTTTTGATGAGCTCAATCATCTGAGAAGTAGTAAAAATCTTTCCGGCCGTCTGGGCTTCTAGAAGAGACTTGTACTTCTTATGCTTGATTCCGGGAACATGCTTTACCGCTTGTTCCGCAATTTCTCATGTTGTGTATATTCCTGGATTAGGACCATTAAAAACAGCATAGTAATTTTTAGGCTTTTGAATACCTAATTCCTCATGAGAGGTTGCTGAAGCTAGATTTTCAGTCTTTTTAGGGATTTGTATTCCCCCGTTGGGCCTAAGGTTTATATCTGTAGGACTAATCAACGTTATGGAGGTTTGTACCTCAGTCTGAATTTTTGGTAAATTCACAACCTTGAACAGATTTGGCATGTCTTTACCAGCAACCGTTTGCACTGGACTAACATCATCTTTGTTCATTTctgaagatggtgatgaagtaACCATTTGTTGTGAGGTAATTTCCTCAGTTTGAATTTTTACCAAATTCACAGGTGTCAACGGGTTTGTTGAGCCTTTACCGGTAGTCGTTGGCTCCGGGCTAGTTCGTTCTTCACTCAGAGTTGAGGAATGTGAACAAATAACCTTTTGTTCTTGAGGAGTATTGAATTTCCTTTCGAACTCTATCTTGGCTCTCACCAAGTGTAGTCTTTCCTGGATAATTGACCATTCTTTTAAAAGAATTGTTTCTTCCAAAAGCAACTTCTCCATATTTACTAACTTATGGGATCTTCAAAGAAAGAAGATTGTTTTTATACCCGCAATGgtatttatttcttttaataGAAACTTGTGAAGAAGGAAGGTGTTTGCAAATATTTTATGATTTGTTTTTCATTTCCTTCTGTATTTATAGCCAAAAAGTGACCTTGGATTCTTGTATGAACAGTATTAGCTTTTTATACCTGTTCCTTCTGGAATTCTCTTATTAAAAAATCTGCTAAGCAGTTTTTAACTCCTTCGATGTGCTCTACATCAAAACTGTAGCGAGATAACCATTGCTTCCATCTTACTAATTTTCCTTGCTTATTATCTCCCTGTAACTTAATACGA
It contains:
- the LOC141721483 gene encoding uncharacterized protein LOC141721483 isoform X1: MVGVADVPCIGKFVDKVSDYTVEAVFRGLKYMFCYKSLVDQLNSETDKLNIQMDNMSREVEKEKDNGKIIKTHVLKWQDDATELKKNGKEYSPSCSCIQSLPIPNPVSRFQIGRNAANKAATVIELVDTGNKYLAGDIAYLAPVINMPKSDTTFEEFQSRKDTYRKLYDALVNQDSPMVHGIYGMAGVGKTRMMEKFWEDVMEKKIFDKVVRINVGNENTDEIKLQDQIAGRLNCHLDSQDVVEDRASQLEQSLRNGGKILLIFDDVWTAIPLDNIIGTPFTGTPFTDDSNSKGSKILFTSRELDVLKRNKCEHLVEIKILSPDEALNLFKKAVGADTINSLQDKSLVQKVCDECGDLPLIIQVVGEALKDEDQDLWVDAHDQLRKGKFEKIDGIDEQVYKCIKLSIDKLKQRDAKSCLFLCSFFPEDANIDTECNMEMLIQLATGSQLIPEGRSRILAMVQSLKKSSLLLDSRTFYHNETKVHDIIRDVARSVAISDSNYAFLQVTCNSKFLPSNADYSNRKFLRLDVETDDVQFHENVVCPDVLRTLWLQSNDHPQQFLGGFFIMFANLSFLMLQEVNISLEKFSLQSLDNLRTLSLIKCDISKTDVTLFPKKLESLWIYEGKLPRPLDVANLEYLQKLEIQQEEKFAMRSSVRSSLACLKELNISNGIMTPPEDYHSVVMEISKLTDLRSLQFHFDDDDTFQGRNVFSNLDRYNISVGESWRSIKFRIYHKLTVGVKVLLLPRVGRCIELYGNHWQPWEGLMARAEEVRLVRSSIEVSSICKGRVKAFEDLTGLSIEECGMGYLASISHDEIHNEATCFSKLTILEIRSCSKLKYLFCNNIAKGLVQLQHLSVRNCNSMEAIIMNDGTSDREIIEFPKLRLMEIVRAERLASFYHAAGSTSAMDSSSQHQLFLDQMTFPSLEKLMIWQLPNTSVIWGIDCFNSDTLSSFSKLSQNGNCDKMEIVIPEAMSHRLNNLEYINVYDCKSLRAMFPLSVATALKHLNKLEVQDCEKMTDIIEAGEQVIYCQDLLILLQLESIVLKGLPGLKRLFHGANFEFHFPALKEVEVKNCGLSTLFTFSMFSSFQLKNLQVQNCELLENIVEDVRGDETCNKTITLSQLIAVTLSGLPNLKSSFHNANYEFHMPVIEKVKVHHCGLSNTLFTRSIFKNLKQLETLEVSDCELLEGIFEDARGDETLNTSDKIITLNQISTVFLDGLPKFKSIFCGATFECYMPALKKVKIVGCGLSVLFTCSVFEKIQQLEELHVSNCDSLEHIVGEVGGGETSEVNGKSITYSKLSSITLESLPNLKSFSCNSSYVFNMPNLEKFRLIKCPQIEYFSSSETNTSFECVSSDYCSGQYVFQKSKLLESKLTILYIQSCSKLKYLFCNNIAKGLVQLQDLSVRNCNSMEAIIMNDGTSDREIIEFPKLRNMEIVRAERLASFYHAAGSTSAMDSSSQHQPLFDQMVVFPSLQELTILGLSNTSVIWGKDCFHSDTLSSFSKLNGLDVSSCDKLEIVIPEAMLHRLNNLEYIKVYDCKSLRAMFPLSVATALKHLRRLRVWDCEKMTDIIEAGEQVISCQDFILLQLKSIVLKGLPGLKRLFHGANFEFHFPALKEVEVKNCGLSTLFTFSIFRNFQLNNLEVRDCELLENIVEDVRGDETCNKTITLSQLTAVTLSGLPKLKYFFYNANYEFDMPVIEKVIVHHCGLSNTLFTRSIFKNLKQLEVLKVSDCGLLEGIFEDARGDETLNTSDKIITLNQVSTVFLDGLPKFKSMFCGATFECYMPALRKVKIVGCGLSVLFTCSVFEKIQQLEELHVSNCDSMEHIVEEVGGGETFEVNGMSITYSKLSSITLESLPNLKSFSCSSSYVFNMPKLKNFSLIKCPQIEYFSSSKTNTASVSVTSDYCSGEKFQDLNAYTGQYVSQKRKLLEWLCTRIEL
- the LOC141721483 gene encoding disease resistance protein At4g27190-like isoform X2; the encoded protein is MVGVADVPCIGKFVDKVSDYTVEAVFRGLKYMFCYKSLVDQLNSETDKLNIQMDNMSREVEKEKDNGKIIKTHVLKWQDDATELKKNGKEYSPSCSCIQSLPIPNPVSRFQIGRNAANKAATVIELVDTGNKYLAGDIAYLAPVINMPKSDTTFEEFQSRKDTYRKLYDALVNQDSPMVHGIYGMAGVGKTRMMEKFWEDVMEKKIFDKVVRINVGNENTDEIKLQDQIAGRLNCHLDSQDVVEDRASQLEQSLRNGGKILLIFDDVWTAIPLDNIIGTPFTGTPFTDDSNSKGSKILFTSRELDVLKRNKCEHLVEIKILSPDEALNLFKKAVGADTINSLQDKSLVQKVCDECGDLPLIIQVVGEALKDEDQDLWVDAHDQLRKGKFEKIDGIDEQVYKCIKLSIDKLKQRDAKSCLFLCSFFPEDANIDTECNMEMLIQLATGSQLIPEGRSRILAMVQSLKKSSLLLDSRTFYHNETKVHDIIRDVARSVAISDSNYAFLQVTCNSKFLPSNADYSNRKFLRLDVETDDVQFHENVVCPDVLRTLWLQSNDHPQQFLGGFFIMFANLSFLMLQEVNISLEKFSLQSLDNLRTLSLIKCDISKTDVTLFPKKLESLWIYEGKLPRPLDVANLEYLQKLEIQQEEKFAMRSSVRSSLACLKELNISNGIMTPPEDYHSVVMEISKLTDLRSLQFHFDDDDTFQGRNVFSNLDRYNISVGESWRSIKFRIYHKLTVGVKVLLLPRVGRCIELYGNHWQPWEGLMARAEEVRLVRSSIEVSSICKGRVKAFEDLTGLSIEECGMGYLASISHDEIHNEATCFSKLTILEIRSCSKLKYLFCNNIAKGLVQLQHLSVRNCNSMEAIIMNDGTSDREIIEFPKLRLMEIVRAERLASFYHAAGSTSAMDSSSQHQLFLDQMTFPSLEKLMIWQLPNTSVIWGIDCFNSDTLSSFSKLSQNGNCDKMEIVIPEAMSHRLNNLEYINVYDCKSLRAMFPLSVATALKHLNKLEVQDCEKMTDIIEAGEQVIYCQDLLILLQLESIVLKGLPGLKRLFHGANFEFHFPALKEVEVKNCGLSTLFTFSMFSSFQLKNLQVQNCELLENIVEDVRGDETCNKTITLSQLIAVTLSGLPNLKSSFHNANYEFHMPVIEKVKVHHCGLSNTLFTRSIFKNLKQLETLEVSDCELLEGIFEDARGDETLNTSDKIITLNQISTVFLDGLPKFKSIFCGATFECYMPALKKVKIVGCGLSVLFTCSVFEKIQQLEELHVSNCDSLEHIVGEVGGGETSEVNGKSITYSKLSSITLESLPNLKSFSCNSSYVFNMPNLEKFRLIKCPQIEYFSSSETNTSFECVSSDYCSGQYVFQKSKLLESKLTILYIQSCSKLKYLFCNNIAKGLVQLQDLSVRNCNSMEAIIMNDGTSDREIIEFPKLRNMEIVRAERLASFYHAAGSTSAMDSSSQHQPLFDQMVVFPSLQELTILGLSNTSVIWGKDCFHSDTLSSFSKLNGLDVSSCDKLEIVIPEAMLHRLNNLEYIKVYDCKSLRAMFPLSVATALKHLRRLRVWDCEKMTDIIEAGFYTPSTQVNCS